CTGCGTGATGCCAAAGAGCCGCATAGACGAGGCCTGTAAGCTTGCTAGCATGCCAGGAGTGATCTTTTGCACGTTAGCTGACATGCTAAGAGTGCCTGGCTCAAAGACAAGCTTGCAAAAACTTCGCGGCGAGGGGCACGACATAAGGGCACTTTACACGCCACTTGATGCGCTAAATATAGCTAAGCAAAATCCAGACAAAAAGGTCATATTTTTTGCGATCGGATTTGAGACAACGACGCCAATGAGCGCAAATTTGGTTGAAAAAGTGGTGCAAGAGGACATTAAAAATTTATATTTTCATATAAATCACGTAACCGTCCCAGCTCCAGTTAGAGCGATAATGAGCGATGAAAACGTGAAGATAGACGCATTTTTAGGCCCAAGTCACGTGAGCGTCATCACTGGCAGTAAAATTTACAAAGAGCTAGCAGATGAGTTTAAAAGACCGATTGCCATTAGCGGTTTTGAGCCGCTTGACATCATGGCAAGTGTCTTAAATTTAGTCCGTCAGCAAAATGCAGGCACATATGAGGTCTATAACGAGTACGCAAGAGCGGTCAAAGAAGAGGGCAATGTTAAGGCAAAAGAGCTCATAGCTAAATACTTTGAGCCGTGTGACTTTGTCTGGAGAGGCCTTGGCGAGATAGCGCAAAGCGGCATGAAGCTAAAAGACGAGTTTGCCTATCTTGACGCTAGAGTGCAGTTTGACTGCAATGTAGAGAGTGCTGGCGAGAGCAAGGCTTGCATTTGTGGGCAAATTTTAAGAGGGCTGGCAAAGCCAACAGAGTGTAAAGTCTTTGGCAAAGTTTGCAACCCACAAAATCCGATAGGATCGTGCATGGTCTCAAGCGAGGGCGCTTGTGCGGCGTATTTTAAATACGCAAGAGTTGGTTAAGGAATTTAATGAAAAAGATAATGCTAAGCCACGGCGGCGGCGGCGAGGAAATGAACTCGCTTATAAATGAGACGATATTTAAAATTTTTGATAACGAAATTTTAAGGCAGAGCAACGACTCGGCGATACTAAATTTAAACGGCAAGATCGCATTTAGCTCAGATAGCTTTGTGGTAACTCCCATTTTTTTTAATGGTGGCGACATCGGCAAGATCGCAGCTTGTGGCACGATAAACGACTTAGCGATGGTTGGAGCAAGTGCAAAATACCTAAGCTGCTCGCTCATCATAGAAGAGGGGCTTAGTATAGAAGAGCTCGAGCGTGTGCTAAGCTCGCTTGCAAAAACTTGCAAAGAAAGCGGCGTAAGCGTCGTTTGTGGTGATACAAAGGTCGTGCCAAAGGGCAAATGTGACAAAATTTTTATAAACACAGCAGGCATTGGCGAGATAGTTTGCGAAGGCGTGGAGCTTAAAAATTTAAAGGCAGGGGCTAAAATTTTAATCTCTGGAGATGTTGGCAGACACGGCGGCGTGGTGCTTGCAGCAAGAGAGGAATTTGAGCTTGGGCTCGATCTAAAGAGTGACTGCAAGAGCCTAAAAGAGGTTGTTTTAAAGCTATTTAGTGCTGGCATAAAACCGCAGTGTATGCGTGATGCGACCAGGGGCGGACTAAGTGCAGTGCTAAATGAGTGGGCTAAATTTAGTAAATTTGACATCTTAGTTTTTGAAGAAAATATCAAGGTGGCTGACGAAGTGATGGGCGTTTGCGAGCTCTTTGGTTTTGAGCCTTATGAGCTTGCAAATGAGGGCACTTTTGTAATGGCTGTTGATGAGAGCGAGGCCAAGGACGCGCTAGAAATTTTAAGAGAATTTGATCAAAATGCGATGATAATAGGCGAGGTTTTGGAGGCTAAAAACGAGCGTGTCATCATCGAAAACGCCTATAAATCAAGAAGATTTCTCGAGCCGCCAAAGGGCGAGCTACTACCAAGGATCTGCTAATGCACGAGCTTAGCATCGTTCAAAATTTAGTTAGTCTTTGTGAAAAAAACGCAGCCAAAGAAAACGCCAAAGAGATAAGCAAGATCGAGATAAAGGTTGGCCGTTTAAGCGGCGTCGAGCCTCATTATTTGCAGAATGCCTTTGATGTTTATAAGGCTGGCACGATCTGCGAAAATGCTGAGCTTGTGATAAATTTACAAGGCATTGTGATCGAGTGTTTGGATTGCGGATTTGGTGGGGAGCTTAGCGAAAATGACTTTACCTGTCCAAAGTGCAAAAGCCAAAATTTAAAGGTGACTGACGGCGAAGATATGTATCTGATGCGCCTTGAGATGAAGTAAATTTTACATATTTTTATATGTAAAATTTTATGTTTTTATCAAAATATTTTAATGGTTATAGTATTAAAAAATAGCTATCAAGGTCTTGATCTTTAGCTTTTAATATCTTTTGACTAGTAAAATTTAAGCATTACGCACTTTACGAACCTAGGTTAGTATAGATAATCAAAAATGAGCGCCCACTCTTGGCTTTAGAAGCAGCCAATAATTTTTCTATAATTTCTCTGTGCTTTGCAGATTTAAACTACTCAAATATCAAAAACGGAGCCTGAATCACGTTTCTTATTATCTTTAGTGGTGAGAGTAGGGCGTCTTGCAGGATCTGCGTCGAGTACTCAGGCTTATCGGTAGTGCCTCGTATGGCGATAACGGTTGAGAGTGAGCGGTCCTTGCCAAGGATTATTTGATTTACTAGTGGAATTTTATCAATGATACTGCTAGCGTCTTTTAGTAGCTTTAGCTCAAGGTCGATGTTTATCTTTTTACTCTTTAGGTCAATGGTGCCACGCCCGCCGATATCAGCACTTGTACCTATCATTTCAATCGCTAAAAATTCGATCATATCGCCATTTCTAGTGAGTAAGATTTTACCATTTTTAACAGTAAAGCCCTTGTCATTAAAGTCGGGCGTTTTAAAGCTAAGAAGCGATGGAACCGAGTTTAAAAAGCTAAGTAGTCTTTGATAAAAGATATAATCTTTTAAAAAAGTATCAAAAAATCTCACCTCTGCCTTGAAATTCTTAGAGTTTTCTCCAAGTAGTTTCAGGCGAAATTTACCACCTTCAAAGCTCTTGATGCCAAAAAGGTCGTTGATAAATTCTCCGCTTATGTCGGTTGCGTCTAAATTTATACTCTTTTCATCATTAAAATAGCCAACTCTTCCTTGCTGCGCCAGCCCATTTAGCGAGGTGCTTTTGCCCTTTTTCTCGGCGCTAAAGCTATTAAATGGCAGTGTTTTGTTTAAATCTTTTAAAATAATATCACCGTTTCTTGCCAAGAGCTCAAGCGGCGTGCTTTGCTCGCTGGTTTTGTTATCATCAAGCACTAGCAAATTTAGATCTTTAGTTTTTACGTTTATGGTTTTTTCTTTTATGTCTAGGCTTAGCTTTTTACTTGCGCTATCTACCTTCACACCAGCTTTTGAGACTAAAATTTTAAGATCGTCATTTTCATACTTTGAGCCATTTTTATCTAAAAACGGCAAATCAAAGTTTGCTCCTTTGGCAAAAATTTCAAGATCAGTAAAATCCTTACTTTTTATGCTAAGCTCATCAAAACTACGCACCCCATTTTCCTTTAAAACAGGCGAGCTCTCTATGAAAAATTTACTATTTTTTGTTGATATTTTACTTTCACTGCCAAAGCTCATATCAAGCCCAAATGGCTCTATCTTAAGCAAAGTTTCATCAGCCTTGCTAAAGTCTAAAAATGCGCTAAATGGCTCATTTTTAAAGACTAAAATTTCATCATTTTTCTCTTTTAGATCAAAGCTTTCTATTGTGCCTTTTATCTCGCCAGTACTTTTTTGTAAATTTATATAAGCCTTGGCATTTGCTTTAAAAAACTCAAGTCCAAAGCCAGTAGCATCGATGCTTAAATTTGTCGTATTTATGAGCTTTACAAGGGCGCCTTTAGTGTTAAATTTACTTCCAGCAATCTCCAAAACCGCGTCACTTAGCTTAAATTCTCCATTTGCAATGACGCTTTTTTCATCAAAATTTTCTAAGCTTTTCTCATCAAGCTTTATCAAAATTTTTAAGCTAGCATCCATTTTTCCGCTAAGCTGCCTTACTGGCACGATGATCTTATAGGCTTTTAATATCTCATTTATTGCTTCATCATAGATCGATTTTGTCTTTATAAAAAGCTCTAAATTTGCGCTTTTCTCATCAAAGATATTGTTTATCGCAACGCTTGAGCCATCAAGCTTTTTGCCCTTGTAAATAGGCGAAATAAGATCAAATTTAAGCTTTGAGTTTTTAAGCGTAATATTTGCCTCACCTACATTTACGGCTGGCAAGCCTTTTTCAAATTTAACGAGCAAATTTTTAGTATTTGCGGTGGCATTTAGATCATTTAGATAAAAGTTATTTTTGGCTAGATCAGCCTTGCCATTTATCTCTTTTAACTCGTAATCATCAGCAACGATGTATCCATATATCCAGCTTTTAACTTCACTATTTAGCTCTATGCGTCTGTCAAGCTCGTCAATGAAGTTTTTAATGCTTCCAGCCTCGACATCGTAAGCTTTGTAGGTTAAAAATGTATCTTTTAGGGCAAAATTTAGCTTACCGTGCAGCTCATGAGAGGTGAAATTTCCCTCAAATTTATAGTCATTTTTATCAAAATCCGCACTTCCTTCGCCGCTAATGCTGACGTTAAAATCCTTAAAGCTTAAATTTCTAACGCTAAAAAGATCTATTCCATCTTGCTGTTCGTTTTGGAATTTAATATCCACATTTAAATAAGGGCTATCAACAAAAAATATATCATCTAAAAATAGAATTTTTAGTTTAAAATCATCTCCTATTTGCACATTTTCAAGTGAAATTTCTTGAAAAATCGTATCTATAAAATCTACGCTTTTACTAAGATTTAAAAGGCGCTCATCGCTGCTTTTTTGCTTGCTCTCTTTCTTAAAATTTGGGAGCTTTATCTGCTTTGCTCTTGCA
The sequence above is a segment of the Campylobacter concisus genome. Coding sequences within it:
- the hypD gene encoding hydrogenase formation protein HypD; its protein translation is MDLINDFRDKELILALSKLIQKESTKPLNIMEICGGHTHSIMKFALPSLVGEHINFVHGPGCPVCVMPKSRIDEACKLASMPGVIFCTLADMLRVPGSKTSLQKLRGEGHDIRALYTPLDALNIAKQNPDKKVIFFAIGFETTTPMSANLVEKVVQEDIKNLYFHINHVTVPAPVRAIMSDENVKIDAFLGPSHVSVITGSKIYKELADEFKRPIAISGFEPLDIMASVLNLVRQQNAGTYEVYNEYARAVKEEGNVKAKELIAKYFEPCDFVWRGLGEIAQSGMKLKDEFAYLDARVQFDCNVESAGESKACICGQILRGLAKPTECKVFGKVCNPQNPIGSCMVSSEGACAAYFKYARVG
- the hypE gene encoding hydrogenase expression/formation protein HypE — protein: MKKIMLSHGGGGEEMNSLINETIFKIFDNEILRQSNDSAILNLNGKIAFSSDSFVVTPIFFNGGDIGKIAACGTINDLAMVGASAKYLSCSLIIEEGLSIEELERVLSSLAKTCKESGVSVVCGDTKVVPKGKCDKIFINTAGIGEIVCEGVELKNLKAGAKILISGDVGRHGGVVLAAREEFELGLDLKSDCKSLKEVVLKLFSAGIKPQCMRDATRGGLSAVLNEWAKFSKFDILVFEENIKVADEVMGVCELFGFEPYELANEGTFVMAVDESEAKDALEILREFDQNAMIIGEVLEAKNERVIIENAYKSRRFLEPPKGELLPRIC
- the hypA gene encoding hydrogenase maturation nickel metallochaperone HypA encodes the protein MHELSIVQNLVSLCEKNAAKENAKEISKIEIKVGRLSGVEPHYLQNAFDVYKAGTICENAELVINLQGIVIECLDCGFGGELSENDFTCPKCKSQNLKVTDGEDMYLMRLEMK
- a CDS encoding AsmA-like C-terminal domain-containing protein, giving the protein MEQLYIKLDKKIIARAKQIKLPNFKKESKQKSSDERLLNLSKSVDFIDTIFQEISLENVQIGDDFKLKILFLDDIFFVDSPYLNVDIKFQNEQQDGIDLFSVRNLSFKDFNVSISGEGSADFDKNDYKFEGNFTSHELHGKLNFALKDTFLTYKAYDVEAGSIKNFIDELDRRIELNSEVKSWIYGYIVADDYELKEINGKADLAKNNFYLNDLNATANTKNLLVKFEKGLPAVNVGEANITLKNSKLKFDLISPIYKGKKLDGSSVAINNIFDEKSANLELFIKTKSIYDEAINEILKAYKIIVPVRQLSGKMDASLKILIKLDEKSLENFDEKSVIANGEFKLSDAVLEIAGSKFNTKGALVKLINTTNLSIDATGFGLEFFKANAKAYINLQKSTGEIKGTIESFDLKEKNDEILVFKNEPFSAFLDFSKADETLLKIEPFGLDMSFGSESKISTKNSKFFIESSPVLKENGVRSFDELSIKSKDFTDLEIFAKGANFDLPFLDKNGSKYENDDLKILVSKAGVKVDSASKKLSLDIKEKTINVKTKDLNLLVLDDNKTSEQSTPLELLARNGDIILKDLNKTLPFNSFSAEKKGKSTSLNGLAQQGRVGYFNDEKSINLDATDISGEFINDLFGIKSFEGGKFRLKLLGENSKNFKAEVRFFDTFLKDYIFYQRLLSFLNSVPSLLSFKTPDFNDKGFTVKNGKILLTRNGDMIEFLAIEMIGTSADIGGRGTIDLKSKKINIDLELKLLKDASSIIDKIPLVNQIILGKDRSLSTVIAIRGTTDKPEYSTQILQDALLSPLKIIRNVIQAPFLIFE